The following is a genomic window from Phaseolus vulgaris cultivar G19833 chromosome 6, P. vulgaris v2.0, whole genome shotgun sequence.
ACCAGTCTTGATCTTAAATAGCGAAGTGAGAAACATCTAGTCATGCTTAAGTCATAGTGCACTGCTAGTATGACAGGTGATTTGAATtcaaaaagatgaaaaaagcATTGTTACTGATTGCTACCTACAAAAGGGTAAAACATATATACTCGGGCTGtgcaagttcaaaatttgagaACGCAGGCATCAATGCAAGGCATTGCTAACATTTTAACTTTCTAGTAAAAGTGTTACTCTCTTCGTACATCAAGTTTGCTACTATCAAGGCCCGGCCAATCATCTACCAAATCAAATTCTCAATCCACTATTCCAGTCATCAAACAAATTTGAAATGAAAACTAGTTCCCTGTGCAGTAGCAGATTATACAGACCAAGTGACACGACAATGCACTTACTTCATCAACGCGCAACTGCACTGCGGCTAGCTGATTTCTTTTCCCTTCAAGCCTCGCAGCATTTTCACCGGACTTCTTCTGATAAGAAATGCACTCTTCCAGTTTTTCCATAGaacctttttttatttcatcaGCAAAGGATCTAAGCGCAGGCTTCAGCATGATTTTGTGATCAATGCCCATTATCTCAGCAGGAGTAGTACCCTTGTCATTCAAGACATACTGAATTCCATTCCCAATCTTCAACCTACAACCGCTCAATCAGTAGCATTGACAtgagaataaaaattaattcaagACTCAACACAGTATCCATTAGCTAGCATCATCAAACACAATTTACTTCATAGTAATTATAACATGACAGTTAATAATGAAAATGGTGATAAAAATGTGACCTCCTAAGGGCTTGGTTGCAGTCCAGAGCGAGAACTTCTAGGTCGTTGATCTTGTGCGAGATAGTGGTGTCGATATCCCACGCCTTCTCTTCCCACGCATTCCTCGCAAGCTCAGCCTCCGCAGTGTCCCTCTCCACCGCCTGTAACTCTCTCTTCATCCTCTCCACGTCCCTCGCATTGAACGTCTGCGCCTCCACGCGCCTCTTCAGCTCCTCGTTCTCCTCGCAGATCGTCTCCCTTTCCGCCTCTTTCGCCTCCAACTGCTTCTCCTTCTCCTCCAAAACCCTCTCCGCCTGCTCGATCCGCGACGACAGCTCTTCGATCATCTTGTGGAACTTAATCATGTCGTTCTCCAGAATCGCCTTGtccttctccagagcctccttcGGCGAGGGCGCGGTCCGGAGCCGCTCCAGCTCAGCATTCAGCTTCGCGACGCCGCGCCGAGCCTCGTCGAGGCGTTCCTGCGCCGCGGCAGTCTGCTGTTGGATCTTCTCCTTGATGCTGCAGTCGAGTTCCTCGACGGCGTCGTCGTCGCCGCGGATGTAGAGCATGTAGCTGTTGACAGTGTATTGGTAGATGGCGTTGTGCTGTTTGGGGGAAGAAGATATGTGGGAGTGGAATTTGGCGATCTGGATGAGCCAATGAATGAGAGCGAGAAGGGTTGGCCATTGGTGAGGCGCGGCAGGGGAACGGAGAATTGATTTGTTGAGTTTGAAAGGGTAATTGAGGCGTTTGAGGAGGAAAGGGAGATCGTCTTCGAGTTTGGAGAAGGGGAAATCGAGGAGGGAGAGGAGGAATTTTAGGGTTTCGAGGATGTCTTTGGCGGAGGGGAAGGTTGTTTTGAAGGTGATTGGGAAGTTGTGGGAGGAGAGGAAGGAGTTGATGGTGGAAACCACCGATTGCTGGAACTGCCGGTCTTTGTAGGAGTCCAGGGTGGGGCGTCCGCCGACGCCGACGGATGAGGGGCGGCTGCTGACGTCGGAGTCGCGGGAGGGGTACTGGCGGTGGTGGAAGTCGACCGGAGTTGGTGGCGGCGGAGGAATGAAGGAGTCcttgggttggcgacgggcGGTGGGCCTCATGGTCTCAGAATtgattgaaatttgaatttttgtaaTCTTATGTGCGCGGGTGTATTTTGAGAGTGTGTATGTGGCTTCTGCTTTAACGATGGAGTTCGATTTTATTCGGATTTCCCGCTCTTAATCACTCTACTATGGTTTATTGCAccaacataaaatttaaaatctaataatatttttcacttCATTTTGTGGTTATTATATATTTCAGattaaaatatatagaataTCATTTTGTTGCTttgtttaactttttaaattactataaatGATGAGTTATGAGTTTCAGTTTTCATGTCATGAATAATATGTTGTAAATGAAGTTGATGATCATTAAGGATAAAATTGATATCAGAAAATCATTTATGTTGTTCAAATAAATTTTGAGATCTGAAAATGACATATTACTTTTGAACTTGAATATCCAAAATTTTgtgatttaatttataaatatgaatattaggaagataattttttttaactcattAAAGATAAAACGGATATTCAATATCAGTATAAATTCTAATTGATATAGTGCAGGAAGAATGAACCTTACTATATGTTTCGCAGCCCAAc
Proteins encoded in this region:
- the LOC137832846 gene encoding kinetochore protein NDC80 homolog, with the protein product MRPTARRQPKDSFIPPPPPTPVDFHHRQYPSRDSDVSSRPSSVGVGGRPTLDSYKDRQFQQSVVSTINSFLSSHNFPITFKTTFPSAKDILETLKFLLSLLDFPFSKLEDDLPFLLKRLNYPFKLNKSILRSPAAPHQWPTLLALIHWLIQIAKFHSHISSSPKQHNAIYQYTVNSYMLYIRGDDDAVEELDCSIKEKIQQQTAAAQERLDEARRGVAKLNAELERLRTAPSPKEALEKDKAILENDMIKFHKMIEELSSRIEQAERVLEEKEKQLEAKEAERETICEENEELKRRVEAQTFNARDVERMKRELQAVERDTAEAELARNAWEEKAWDIDTTISHKINDLEVLALDCNQALRRLKIGNGIQYVLNDKGTTPAEIMGIDHKIMLKPALRSFADEIKKGSMEKLEECISYQKKSGENAARLEGKRNQLAAVQLRVDEMETQLNMKKKETQEYTSGCSAEAKKMLEDIQLADHEIDIMEREAAEVLKTSELKLQEAIKQSEEEIQMRVSELFQLVDSVSKFKEHVGSKISEMRRDLSETAAAVSVECRGALHVER